Proteins co-encoded in one Arachis stenosperma cultivar V10309 chromosome 7, arast.V10309.gnm1.PFL2, whole genome shotgun sequence genomic window:
- the LOC130939174 gene encoding DDB1- and CUL4-associated factor homolog 1-like has protein sequence MMVVEDFDVRRVPDSKMNARITSNDSVLERGDDDDCYRDCRIKSRDISDIIWKAICAAEAEARSANAPDEAVKAAGDAAVDLVKIVASEEFKSANDEDAAFWLLQRLHPLLLRLHL, from the exons ATGATGGTCGTGGAAGATTTCGATGTTAGAAGGGTGCCTGATTCTAAAATGAATGCAAGGATAACTTCAAATGATTCTGTTTTGGAAAGAGGGGATGATGATGATTGCTATAGAGACTGTCGTATTAAAAGTAGAGATATTTCTGATATTATTTGGAAAGCAATTTGTGCTGCTGAAGCTGAAGCCAGATCTGCCAATGCACCTGATGAAGCTGTTAAAGCAGCTGGTGATGCAGCTGTTGACCTTGTTAAAATTGTAGCTTCAGAG GAGTTTAAATCCGCTAATGATGAAGATGCTGCTTTTTGGCTGCTTCAAAGGCTGCATCCACTGTTGTTGAGGCTGCATCTATAG